A section of the Candidatus Latescibacterota bacterium genome encodes:
- the folK gene encoding 2-amino-4-hydroxy-6-hydroxymethyldihydropteridine diphosphokinase: MSAAEVALSLGSNLGDRRANLAAALRALDDELLEGMEVSGVYETAPVEVGEAQPAFWNCCAVGRATLAPADLLARTQRLEREAGRPAGGPRRPRVLDLDLLYYAHAVRSGPGLALPHPGLPRRRFVLAPLAELRPDWRHPADDRRVDRMLTDLGDAQPVRRLDCEEGWWRRDGDAR; the protein is encoded by the coding sequence GTGAGCGCCGCCGAGGTGGCGCTGTCGCTGGGCAGCAACCTGGGCGATCGCCGGGCCAACCTGGCGGCCGCGCTGCGCGCGCTGGACGACGAGCTGCTGGAGGGCATGGAGGTCAGCGGCGTCTACGAGACGGCGCCCGTGGAGGTGGGGGAGGCGCAGCCGGCGTTCTGGAACTGCTGCGCGGTGGGCCGGGCGACGCTCGCGCCCGCGGACCTGCTCGCGCGCACCCAGCGGCTGGAACGCGAGGCCGGGCGACCCGCCGGCGGCCCGCGACGGCCTCGCGTCCTCGATCTGGACCTGCTGTACTACGCCCACGCCGTGCGCAGCGGCCCGGGCCTGGCGCTGCCGCACCCGGGCCTCCCGCGCCGGCGCTTCGTGCTGGCGCCGCTGGCCGAGCTGCGGCCGGACTGGCGGCACCCGGCCGACGATCGCCGCGTGGACAGGATGCTGACGGACCTTGGCGACGCGCAACCCGTGCGGCGTCTCGACTGCGAGGAAGGGTGGTGGCGCCGTGACGGCGACGCGCGCTGA
- a CDS encoding peptidoglycan-binding protein has translation MMTWGLLLAVASVAASGCSSSSTKDLNTDDSVQEALRSREAQIEELQAKLATSQKEAASARDAANQAESRAQQVETAMQDMSSAQGASSAEAMLLPPNAQPGECYARVLIPEVYETGEEQVLVREAGEKVEIVPARYDWVEEDVLVREASEKLEVVPATFETVEEQILVKPASKELQEVPAVYETVTEKVLVTPERTYWKKGRGLIERVDNSTGEVMCLVKEPAVYKTVSKRVLKSKAGVHEVEIPAEYKTLSRQVVKEAAHTRTVTVPAVYKSVKVRKLAEPARETRTAIPAEYKTVQNRRMVQPSRLEWRPVLCETNMSGGVVSELQRALKGAGFDPGPIDGIYGRQTQGALTAYQKSKGLASGGLTYATIEALGIKL, from the coding sequence ATGATGACCTGGGGTCTGCTGCTGGCGGTGGCGAGCGTCGCGGCCAGCGGTTGCAGCAGCTCCAGCACGAAGGACCTGAACACGGACGACAGCGTTCAGGAGGCGCTCCGCTCGCGCGAGGCGCAGATCGAGGAACTGCAGGCGAAGCTGGCCACCAGCCAGAAGGAAGCCGCGAGCGCGCGCGATGCCGCGAACCAGGCCGAGAGCCGCGCTCAGCAGGTCGAGACCGCCATGCAGGACATGAGCAGCGCGCAGGGCGCCTCCAGCGCCGAGGCCATGCTACTGCCTCCCAACGCCCAGCCCGGCGAATGCTACGCGCGTGTGCTGATTCCCGAGGTCTACGAGACCGGCGAGGAGCAGGTGCTGGTGCGCGAGGCCGGCGAGAAGGTGGAGATCGTCCCTGCCCGCTACGACTGGGTGGAGGAGGACGTGCTCGTGCGCGAGGCCAGCGAGAAGCTGGAAGTCGTGCCCGCGACCTTCGAGACCGTCGAGGAGCAGATCCTGGTCAAGCCGGCCAGCAAGGAGCTGCAGGAGGTTCCGGCCGTCTACGAGACCGTCACCGAGAAGGTGCTGGTCACCCCGGAGCGCACCTACTGGAAGAAGGGCCGCGGTCTCATCGAGCGCGTGGACAACAGCACCGGCGAGGTGATGTGCCTGGTCAAGGAGCCGGCGGTCTACAAGACCGTGAGCAAGCGCGTGCTGAAGTCCAAGGCCGGCGTGCACGAGGTCGAGATTCCTGCGGAATACAAGACCCTCAGCCGTCAGGTTGTGAAGGAGGCCGCGCACACGCGCACGGTCACCGTTCCCGCCGTGTACAAGTCCGTCAAGGTGCGCAAGCTCGCGGAGCCCGCGCGCGAGACGCGCACGGCGATCCCGGCCGAGTACAAGACGGTGCAGAACCGCCGCATGGTCCAGCCCAGCCGGCTGGAGTGGCGTCCGGTGCTCTGCGAGACCAACATGAGCGGCGGCGTTGTGAGCGAGCTGCAGCGGGCGCTCAAGGGCGCCGGCTTCGACCCGGGCCCGATCGATGGCATCTACGGCCGTCAGACCCAGGGCGCCCTCACGGCCTATCAGAAGTCAAAGGGCCTGGCTTCCGGTGGCCTGACCTACGCGACGATCGAGGCGCTGGGCATCAAGCTCTAG
- the groES gene encoding co-chaperone GroES → MSIKPLSDRILVKAFDEEEVKKGGIIIPDTAKEKPQKGEVVEVGPGRLTDAGERLPLEVGKGDKVLYGKYSGSEVTIDDEKFIILRESDILAVL, encoded by the coding sequence ATGTCCATCAAGCCGTTGTCTGACCGGATCCTCGTGAAGGCCTTCGATGAGGAGGAGGTCAAGAAGGGCGGCATCATCATCCCGGACACCGCCAAGGAAAAGCCCCAGAAGGGCGAGGTCGTCGAGGTCGGCCCCGGCCGGCTGACCGACGCCGGCGAGCGTCTGCCGCTCGAGGTGGGCAAGGGTGACAAGGTGCTCTATGGCAAGTACTCGGGCTCCGAAGTGACCATCGACGACGAGAAGTTCATCATCCTGCGTGAGAGCGACATCCTCGCGGTCCTTTAG
- the folB gene encoding dihydroneopterin aldolase, with product MDSIRLKDIIVYGYYGASDPERQVGQRLLMDLELDVDLSEAAASDALVDTVSYEEIYVAAQQLAGGTRCRLLEHLAQRVIDGLLQHFPRLAGVEVSLRKMNLPFPNTCREVEVRLRRERRA from the coding sequence ATGGACAGCATCCGCCTCAAGGACATCATCGTCTACGGCTACTATGGCGCCTCCGACCCGGAGCGCCAGGTGGGGCAGCGCCTGCTCATGGACCTGGAGCTGGACGTGGACCTCAGCGAGGCGGCCGCCTCGGACGCCCTGGTGGACACGGTGAGCTACGAGGAGATCTACGTCGCCGCCCAGCAGCTCGCGGGCGGCACCCGCTGCCGGCTGCTCGAGCATCTGGCGCAGCGTGTCATCGACGGGCTGCTGCAGCACTTTCCCCGCCTCGCCGGCGTGGAGGTGTCGCTGCGCAAGATGAACCTGCCCTTTCCCAACACCTGCCGCGAGGTGGAGGTGCGCCTGCGCCGGGAGCGCCGGGCGTGA
- a CDS encoding DUF2780 domain-containing protein has protein sequence MDLIQMLTSQLNVDESQAKGGAGLILKAAKDKLGGGDFGKLAAQLPNADALMQAAPSAGGLGGLVSGLGGKLGGKLGGLGALAGLAGGFEKLGLKPEMVGKFAPVMMDFFKSKGGQGLADLFKKVMG, from the coding sequence ATGGATCTGATTCAGATGCTCACGAGTCAACTGAACGTGGACGAGTCCCAGGCCAAGGGTGGCGCGGGTCTCATCCTCAAGGCGGCCAAGGACAAGCTCGGCGGGGGCGATTTCGGCAAGCTGGCGGCCCAGCTCCCCAACGCCGACGCCCTCATGCAGGCGGCGCCCTCCGCAGGCGGCCTGGGCGGGCTGGTCTCGGGCCTCGGCGGCAAGCTCGGCGGCAAGCTCGGCGGCCTGGGCGCGCTGGCCGGGCTGGCCGGCGGCTTCGAGAAGCTCGGCCTCAAGCCCGAGATGGTCGGCAAGTTCGCGCCGGTCATGATGGACTTCTTCAAGTCCAAAGGCGGCCAGGGGCTCGCCGATCTGTTCAAGAAGGTCATGGGCTAG
- a CDS encoding HIT domain-containing protein: MEHLFTPWRRKYVVEGTREEGCVFCRLANSPEDQLLATEHWYLALNAFPYCSGHVMLISRHHLRWLGDLPAAAREELGPLLARVEDALRRAYRPEGMNLGVNFGRAGGAGIPDHLHVHLLPRWVGDTNFITTVGQTRVVPEDLADSFARLAAALAAPNPDGA; the protein is encoded by the coding sequence GTGGAGCACCTGTTCACACCCTGGCGGCGCAAGTACGTGGTGGAGGGCACGCGCGAGGAGGGCTGCGTCTTCTGCCGCCTCGCGAACTCCCCGGAAGACCAGCTGCTGGCCACCGAGCACTGGTACCTGGCGCTCAACGCCTTTCCCTACTGCAGCGGGCACGTGATGCTCATCAGCCGCCACCATCTGCGCTGGCTGGGCGACCTGCCCGCCGCCGCGCGCGAGGAGCTCGGTCCGCTGCTGGCCCGCGTGGAGGATGCGCTGCGCCGCGCCTATCGCCCCGAGGGCATGAACCTGGGCGTCAACTTCGGCCGCGCGGGCGGGGCGGGCATCCCGGACCACCTGCACGTGCATCTCCTGCCGCGCTGGGTGGGGGACACGAACTTCATCACCACGGTGGGGCAGACGCGGGTGGTGCCCGAGGACCTGGCCGACAGTTTCGCGCGCCTCGCGGCGGCGCTCGCCGCCCCGAACCCGGACGGCGCCTGA
- a CDS encoding pantoate--beta-alanine ligase, with the protein MATPLLLDTVAALRTWRRGLRAEGASLAFVPTMGKLHEGHLDLMRLARKHADRLLVSVFVNPTQFGPGEDYAAYPRDLAADLAAMAPLAPEACFAPAATAIYPPGDRTTVSVNWGLDRLCGATRPGHFDGVTNVLARLFNLVEPDTVILGQKDAQQALIVKRMVDALHWPLRLRLAPTRREPDGLAMSSRNAYLSAEQRAEAPALFAALEDAGAALRGGERDPLRLAKRGFARLAAAPGLSPEYFAAVDPSTLEPPARVPERGLLLVACAARLGPARLIDNHVFSLGEEGIHETLLF; encoded by the coding sequence ATGGCCACGCCCCTGCTGCTGGACACGGTGGCGGCGCTCAGGACCTGGCGCCGCGGCCTGCGCGCCGAGGGCGCGTCGCTCGCCTTCGTGCCCACCATGGGCAAGCTGCACGAGGGGCATCTCGACCTCATGCGCCTGGCGCGGAAGCACGCCGACCGGCTGCTGGTTTCGGTCTTCGTCAACCCCACGCAGTTCGGTCCCGGCGAGGACTACGCCGCCTACCCGCGCGACCTGGCGGCGGACCTCGCCGCGATGGCGCCGCTCGCCCCCGAGGCCTGCTTCGCGCCGGCGGCGACCGCGATCTATCCGCCCGGCGACCGCACGACCGTGAGCGTGAACTGGGGCCTCGACAGGCTCTGCGGCGCCACGCGCCCAGGCCACTTCGACGGCGTGACCAACGTGCTGGCGCGTCTCTTCAACCTGGTGGAGCCGGACACGGTGATCCTGGGACAGAAGGACGCGCAGCAGGCGCTCATCGTGAAGCGCATGGTGGACGCGCTGCACTGGCCGCTGCGCCTGCGCCTCGCGCCCACGCGGCGCGAGCCGGACGGCCTGGCCATGAGCAGCCGCAACGCCTACCTGAGCGCGGAGCAGCGCGCCGAAGCGCCGGCCCTCTTCGCCGCCCTCGAGGACGCGGGCGCGGCGCTGCGCGGGGGCGAGCGGGACCCGCTGCGTCTCGCGAAGCGCGGCTTCGCGCGGCTGGCGGCGGCGCCGGGCCTGTCGCCCGAGTACTTCGCCGCGGTGGATCCGTCCACCCTGGAGCCGCCGGCGCGGGTCCCCGAGCGGGGGCTGCTGCTGGTGGCCTGCGCCGCGCGGCTGGGGCCGGCGCGGCTCATCGACAATCACGTCTTCAGTCTGGGAGAGGAAGGCATCCATGAGACCCTCCTGTTTTGA
- the groL gene encoding chaperonin GroEL (60 kDa chaperone family; promotes refolding of misfolded polypeptides especially under stressful conditions; forms two stacked rings of heptamers to form a barrel-shaped 14mer; ends can be capped by GroES; misfolded proteins enter the barrel where they are refolded when GroES binds) gives MAKQIEFDVAARDSLKRGLDKLANAVKVTLGPRGRNVILDKKFGSPTVTNDGVTIAKEIELEDPYENMGAQLVKEVATKTNDVAGDGTTTATLLAQAIVHEGLKNVTAGVNPMYLKRGIEKAVAKVVESIKEQSHEVSNQEEIAQVAAISANNDEEIGQLIAEAMDKVGRDGVITVEEAKSLTTDLEVVEGMQFDRGYLSPYFVTDAERMEAVLENALVLIHDKKISSMKDLLPVLEKVAQTGKPLLIIAEDIEGEALATLVVNKLRGTLNVCAVKAPGFGDRRKAMLEDIAILTGGTVVAEEAGRKLESATMQDLGQAKRITVDKDNTTVVEGAGKSDAVASRVSQIKRQIEDTTSDYDREKLQERMAKLAGGVAVINVGAATETEMKEKKMRVEDALNATRAAVEEGIIPGGGVALIRAIASLDGLKDLDAEVATGVNIVRKALESPLRQIAENSGVEGSVVVQRLLTEKGAMGYNAAKGEYVDMFKAGIVDPAKVTRSALQNAASIASLLLTTETIVADIPEPDKAPAMPGGGMGGMY, from the coding sequence ATGGCCAAGCAGATCGAGTTCGACGTCGCCGCCCGCGATTCGCTCAAGCGCGGACTGGACAAGCTCGCGAACGCCGTCAAGGTGACCCTGGGCCCCCGTGGCCGGAACGTCATCCTCGACAAGAAGTTCGGCAGCCCCACCGTCACCAACGACGGCGTGACGATCGCCAAGGAGATCGAGCTGGAGGACCCGTACGAGAACATGGGCGCCCAGCTGGTGAAGGAAGTGGCGACCAAGACCAACGACGTCGCCGGCGACGGCACCACCACGGCCACGCTGCTGGCCCAGGCCATCGTGCACGAGGGCCTCAAGAACGTGACGGCCGGCGTGAACCCCATGTACCTGAAGCGCGGCATCGAGAAGGCCGTAGCGAAGGTCGTGGAGTCCATCAAGGAGCAGAGCCACGAGGTGAGCAACCAGGAGGAGATCGCCCAGGTCGCCGCCATCTCCGCGAACAACGACGAGGAGATCGGCCAGCTCATCGCCGAGGCCATGGACAAGGTGGGCCGTGACGGCGTCATCACCGTGGAGGAGGCCAAGAGCCTGACCACGGATCTCGAGGTCGTCGAGGGCATGCAGTTCGACCGCGGCTACCTCAGCCCCTACTTCGTGACCGACGCCGAGCGGATGGAGGCCGTGCTGGAGAACGCGCTGGTGCTCATCCACGACAAGAAGATCAGCAGCATGAAGGACCTGCTGCCGGTGCTCGAGAAGGTCGCCCAGACGGGCAAGCCGCTGCTCATCATCGCCGAGGACATCGAGGGCGAGGCCCTGGCCACGCTGGTGGTGAACAAGCTGCGCGGTACCCTGAACGTCTGCGCCGTGAAGGCGCCGGGCTTCGGCGACCGCCGCAAGGCCATGCTCGAGGACATCGCGATCCTCACCGGCGGCACCGTGGTCGCCGAGGAGGCCGGCCGCAAGCTGGAGAGCGCGACGATGCAGGACCTGGGTCAGGCCAAGCGCATCACCGTCGACAAGGACAACACGACGGTGGTCGAGGGCGCCGGCAAGTCCGACGCCGTGGCGTCCCGCGTCTCGCAGATCAAGCGCCAGATCGAGGACACCACCAGCGACTACGATCGCGAGAAGCTGCAGGAGCGCATGGCCAAGCTGGCCGGCGGCGTCGCGGTGATCAACGTCGGCGCGGCCACCGAGACCGAGATGAAGGAGAAGAAGATGCGCGTCGAGGACGCCCTCAACGCCACCCGCGCCGCGGTGGAAGAGGGCATCATCCCCGGCGGCGGCGTCGCGCTGATCCGCGCTATCGCCAGTCTCGACGGTCTGAAGGACCTGGACGCCGAGGTCGCGACGGGCGTGAACATCGTCCGCAAGGCGCTCGAGAGCCCGCTGCGCCAGATCGCCGAGAACAGCGGCGTCGAGGGTTCGGTCGTGGTTCAGCGCCTGCTGACCGAGAAGGGCGCCATGGGCTACAACGCGGCCAAGGGCGAGTACGTCGACATGTTCAAGGCCGGCATCGTGGATCCCGCCAAGGTGACCCGCAGCGCGCTGCAGAACGCGGCGAGCATCGCCAGCCTGCTGCTGACCACGGAGACCATCGTGGCCGACATCCCGGAGCCCGACAAGGCGCCGGCGATGCCGGGCGGCGGCATGGGCGGCATGTACTAG
- a CDS encoding T9SS type A sorting domain-containing protein — MKNTPTLRRFAVLALLILLPAAFASATETARERHHEVPDDPYVASPRVEHPRSPAMRFARGSFLAVQVNVDALGQNIVGDAANEPSIAVDALDPNRMVIGWRQFDSVTNNFRQAGYGYTTDGGLTWTFPGVIEPGVFRSDPVLDSDAAGRLYYNSLTIEGNDYPCDVYRSDDGGMAWDGGVRARGGDKQWMTIDKSGGVGDGHIYAYWNGFFSTCPPGFFTRSTDGGDSYENCTTIPDDPYWGTLTVDPLGRLFTIGTNGDDFTVARSSNAQQAGQSVTWDAVTVVDLGGPIRSSTGPNPGGLLGQAHVAAIPGGPQGVVICALCSVNPAGTDPLDVGFSRSTDGGLTWSAPVRVNDDAGTGWQWFGTMSTSPSGRIDAIWLDTRDNPGTYLSSLYYSHSDDGGLTWSANERLSEAFDPHLGWPNQDKMGDYYHMVSDDQGFNLAWAATFNGEQDVYYGRMTLGATAAGDTPAAPLALLNSDPNPFTASTTLRYKVPVAGFVSLEVYDALGRRVATLVSDEKQAGAYEAQLDAQALPGGIYFARLHAGEFGDTKKLLHLR; from the coding sequence ATGAAAAACACACCCACGCTCCGCCGGTTCGCCGTCCTCGCCCTTCTCATCCTGCTCCCGGCGGCCTTCGCCAGCGCGACCGAAACCGCGCGGGAACGCCACCACGAGGTGCCCGACGATCCCTACGTCGCCTCGCCGCGCGTGGAGCATCCGCGCTCGCCGGCCATGCGCTTCGCGCGGGGGTCCTTCCTGGCCGTCCAGGTGAACGTCGACGCCCTCGGGCAGAACATCGTCGGCGACGCCGCCAATGAACCGTCCATCGCCGTGGACGCGCTCGACCCGAACCGCATGGTCATCGGCTGGCGGCAGTTCGACAGCGTCACCAACAACTTCCGCCAGGCCGGCTACGGCTACACGACCGACGGCGGCCTGACCTGGACCTTCCCCGGCGTGATCGAGCCCGGCGTCTTCCGCTCCGATCCCGTGCTGGACTCGGACGCGGCGGGCCGCCTCTACTACAACAGCCTTACCATCGAGGGGAACGACTACCCCTGCGACGTCTACCGCTCCGACGATGGCGGCATGGCCTGGGACGGCGGCGTCCGCGCCCGCGGCGGCGACAAGCAGTGGATGACCATCGACAAGTCCGGCGGCGTGGGCGACGGCCACATCTACGCCTACTGGAACGGGTTCTTCTCCACCTGTCCGCCGGGCTTCTTCACCCGGTCCACGGACGGCGGCGACTCCTACGAGAACTGCACGACGATCCCCGACGATCCCTACTGGGGGACGCTCACGGTGGATCCCCTCGGCCGCCTCTTCACCATCGGCACCAATGGCGACGACTTCACGGTCGCGCGCTCCTCGAACGCCCAGCAGGCGGGACAGTCGGTGACCTGGGACGCGGTCACCGTGGTGGACCTGGGCGGACCCATCCGCTCGAGCACGGGCCCCAACCCGGGCGGTCTGCTCGGCCAGGCCCACGTCGCGGCGATCCCCGGCGGCCCGCAGGGCGTGGTGATCTGCGCGCTCTGCTCGGTCAATCCGGCGGGGACGGATCCGCTGGACGTCGGCTTCTCGCGCAGCACGGACGGCGGCCTGACCTGGAGCGCGCCGGTCCGCGTGAACGACGACGCGGGCACCGGCTGGCAGTGGTTCGGCACCATGTCGACGAGTCCCTCCGGCCGCATCGACGCAATCTGGCTCGACACGCGCGACAACCCGGGCACCTACCTGTCCTCGCTCTACTACTCCCACTCCGACGACGGCGGGCTGACCTGGTCGGCCAACGAGCGCCTGTCCGAGGCCTTCGATCCGCATCTCGGCTGGCCGAACCAGGACAAGATGGGCGACTACTATCACATGGTCTCGGACGATCAGGGCTTCAACCTGGCCTGGGCCGCCACCTTCAACGGCGAGCAGGACGTCTACTACGGCCGCATGACCCTGGGCGCCACCGCCGCCGGCGACACGCCCGCCGCGCCGCTCGCCCTGCTGAACAGCGACCCGAATCCCTTCACCGCCAGCACGACGCTCCGCTACAAGGTGCCCGTCGCCGGCTTCGTCAGCCTGGAGGTCTACGACGCGCTGGGCCGCCGGGTGGCGACCCTCGTGTCGGACGAGAAGCAGGCGGGCGCCTACGAAGCCCAGCTGGACGCGCAGGCGCTGCCTGGCGGCATCTACTTCGCGCGCCTCCACGCCGGCGAGTTCGGCGACACGAAGAAGCTGCTGCACCTGCGCTGA
- a CDS encoding NTP transferase domain-containing protein, whose protein sequence is MRPSCFETPPREGGGAACASLILAAGKGTRMKSDMPKVLHTLGGRPLLAWVLAAARDAGLGPQLVVVGHQAERVKEEMSRYDEGDLRYVLQAEQHGTGHAVQVARQELLALGEADVLILAGDVPLIRPETLRGLLAAHREAGVALTLLSAEFEDPTGYGRILREPSGDVVAIREHRDASEAERAVREINAGIYCFRAPSLLEALDALRPENDQGEYYLTDTLAILRARGQRVAARLADDPREIAGINDREQLAALEAELESRGD, encoded by the coding sequence ATGAGACCCTCCTGTTTTGAGACGCCGCCGCGCGAGGGCGGCGGCGCGGCCTGCGCGTCGCTGATCCTTGCCGCGGGCAAGGGCACGCGCATGAAGAGCGACATGCCCAAGGTCCTGCACACGCTCGGCGGACGTCCGCTGCTGGCCTGGGTGCTGGCGGCGGCGCGGGACGCGGGCCTCGGTCCGCAGCTCGTCGTGGTGGGGCACCAGGCCGAGCGCGTGAAGGAGGAGATGTCCCGCTACGACGAGGGCGATCTCCGCTACGTGCTGCAGGCCGAGCAGCACGGCACCGGGCACGCGGTGCAGGTGGCGCGTCAGGAGCTGCTCGCGCTCGGCGAGGCGGACGTGCTGATCCTGGCCGGCGACGTGCCGCTGATCCGTCCCGAGACCCTGCGCGGGCTCCTCGCGGCGCACCGCGAGGCCGGCGTGGCCCTGACGCTGCTCTCGGCGGAGTTCGAGGATCCCACGGGCTACGGGCGCATCCTGCGCGAGCCGTCGGGGGACGTCGTCGCGATCCGCGAGCACCGCGACGCCAGCGAGGCGGAGCGCGCCGTGCGGGAGATCAACGCGGGCATCTACTGCTTCCGCGCGCCTTCGCTGCTGGAGGCCCTGGACGCGCTGCGTCCCGAGAACGACCAGGGCGAGTACTACCTGACGGACACGCTGGCCATTCTACGCGCGCGCGGCCAGCGGGTGGCCGCCCGCCTCGCTGACGACCCCCGCGAGATCGCGGGCATCAACGACCGCGAGCAGCTCGCGGCGCTGGAGGCCGAGCTGGAGTCGAGGGGGGACTGA
- a CDS encoding ATP-dependent zinc protease encodes MSTSEGQATPPLVGWKERVTLPDWGITLKALMDPVSPLSTLSVPRVERVGRMRDPDGRRRLVLRLEVPVGRGQGRLQPVHAFYVRRTRLGEGLGRCFVVQARLALGEQIWEGELALVPSRRQHFLHLGRADLAGRFRLDPARSYLHPVRARRAAPAPLLPLGGPEKAAE; translated from the coding sequence GTGAGCACGAGCGAGGGTCAGGCCACGCCGCCCCTGGTGGGCTGGAAGGAGCGTGTGACGCTCCCGGACTGGGGCATCACCCTGAAGGCGCTGATGGATCCCGTGTCGCCGCTGTCGACCCTGTCCGTGCCCCGGGTCGAGCGGGTGGGCCGCATGCGCGACCCCGACGGCCGGCGCCGGCTCGTCCTGCGCCTGGAGGTGCCCGTGGGGCGCGGGCAGGGAAGGTTGCAGCCCGTGCACGCCTTCTACGTCCGCCGGACGCGGCTGGGGGAAGGGCTCGGGCGCTGCTTCGTGGTCCAGGCGCGGCTGGCCCTCGGCGAGCAGATCTGGGAGGGCGAGCTGGCGCTCGTGCCCAGCCGGCGCCAGCACTTCCTGCATCTGGGGCGGGCTGATCTGGCCGGCCGCTTCCGTCTCGATCCGGCCCGCAGCTACCTGCATCCGGTGCGCGCGCGGCGCGCCGCGCCCGCGCCGCTCCTGCCGCTGGGGGGGCCGGAAAAAGCAGCCGAATAG
- a CDS encoding deoxynucleoside kinase: protein MTATRAEGQLPGYIVVEGVIGVGKTSLARLLADRFDARLNLELVEENPFLPGFYADPARHAFQTQLFFLLSRYRQQQELFQGELFQRRVVGDYHFAKDLIFANITLSDEELALYKQVADVLAPRVPRPELVIYLQASVESLLERIARRGRRMEKDIEPRYLATLSEAYNHYFFHYRESSLLVVNTDNVNFVAHPEHFEDLVRRILTPFEGTLYYVPNWES, encoded by the coding sequence GTGACGGCGACGCGCGCTGAGGGGCAGTTGCCCGGCTACATCGTGGTGGAGGGCGTCATCGGCGTGGGCAAGACCAGCCTCGCGCGCCTGCTCGCCGACCGCTTCGACGCCCGCCTCAACCTGGAGCTGGTGGAGGAGAACCCCTTCCTGCCGGGCTTCTATGCGGATCCCGCGCGCCACGCCTTCCAGACCCAGCTCTTCTTCCTGCTCTCGCGCTACCGCCAGCAGCAGGAACTCTTCCAGGGCGAGCTCTTCCAGCGCCGCGTGGTGGGGGACTACCACTTCGCGAAGGACCTGATCTTCGCGAACATCACCCTCAGCGACGAGGAGCTGGCGCTCTACAAGCAGGTGGCGGACGTCCTCGCCCCCCGCGTGCCGCGCCCCGAGCTGGTGATCTACCTGCAGGCCTCGGTGGAGAGCCTGCTGGAGCGCATCGCCCGGCGCGGCCGGCGCATGGAGAAGGACATCGAGCCGCGCTATCTGGCCACCTTGTCGGAAGCCTACAACCACTATTTCTTCCACTACCGGGAGTCCTCGCTGCTGGTGGTGAACACGGACAACGTGAACTTCGTGGCCCACCCCGAGCACTTCGAGGATCTGGTGCGCCGGATCCTCACGCCCTTCGAGGGGACGCTCTACTACGTGCCCAACTGGGAGAGCTGA
- the panB gene encoding 3-methyl-2-oxobutanoate hydroxymethyltransferase, with protein MATKKVGTRTLAAMKARGEKIVALTAYDHPSARILDACGVDIVLVGDSAANVVLGYDSTLPVTMEEMLVLVAAVARGAQRAMVVADLPFMSYQVSTAQALENAGRFVKTAGAEAVKLEGGRRSSPAVEAIVAAGIPVMGHLGLTPQSHLAFGGFRVQGREEAAADALVDDALALEAAGAFAVVLEGMPWTLAQRISERLRIPTIGIGAGERCDGQILVLHDMLGYGEGGLTFVKRFAEIERDVSGAVTRYCEDVRAGRFPAEEHRFAPGNPKPRARGRGRDEAGG; from the coding sequence ATGGCGACGAAGAAGGTCGGCACGCGCACGCTCGCGGCCATGAAGGCGCGCGGCGAGAAGATCGTGGCGCTCACGGCCTACGACCACCCCAGCGCGCGCATCCTGGACGCCTGCGGCGTGGACATCGTCCTCGTGGGCGACAGCGCCGCCAACGTGGTGCTCGGCTACGACTCCACCCTGCCGGTGACGATGGAGGAGATGCTCGTGCTCGTCGCCGCCGTGGCCCGCGGCGCGCAGCGCGCGATGGTGGTCGCAGACCTGCCCTTCATGAGCTACCAGGTGAGCACGGCCCAGGCGCTCGAGAACGCCGGGCGCTTCGTGAAGACCGCGGGCGCCGAGGCCGTCAAGCTGGAGGGCGGACGGCGCAGCTCGCCGGCCGTGGAGGCCATCGTCGCGGCGGGCATCCCCGTGATGGGACACCTGGGCCTCACGCCGCAGAGCCACCTGGCCTTCGGCGGCTTTCGCGTGCAGGGGCGTGAGGAGGCGGCCGCCGACGCGCTCGTCGACGACGCCCTCGCGCTCGAGGCCGCGGGCGCCTTCGCCGTCGTGCTGGAGGGCATGCCCTGGACCCTGGCCCAGCGCATCAGCGAGCGCCTGCGCATCCCCACCATCGGCATCGGCGCCGGGGAGCGCTGCGACGGGCAGATCCTCGTCCTTCACGACATGCTGGGCTACGGCGAGGGCGGCCTCACCTTCGTGAAGCGCTTCGCCGAGATCGAGCGGGACGTGAGCGGGGCGGTGACCCGCTACTGCGAGGACGTGCGCGCGGGACGCTTCCCCGCCGAGGAGCACCGCTTCGCGCCCGGCAACCCCAAGCCGCGCGCCCGCGGTCGCGGCCGGGACGAGGCCGGCGGCTGA